A segment of the Prosthecobacter dejongeii genome:
CCACAATATCGTAAAACTCGTCAGGTTTCCTGGAGTGCTCTCGTTTCTGAGTGGACAGCAGGTTTACCTGCGTTCGGCCCGGCTGGAGTGTTCGCATGCTGCCACGAACGCCGAAAAGAACGATCTCAGTTACGTTGCGAAAATAGAAGCCAACGCCACGGCCATCAGGCCCTCCATCCTTCCTGGTTTTATACCATATAATGTTAGACTTATATTTGAAACCCCAAGCTTTCATCACGTCCAAGCCTTCCTGCAAAAGAGCATTTGGAACCCATAGATATAGATGCGCATTCGGAGCGGCCAAGCCGTCAACTGGTAGAGCTTTGATTTCATTTAGCTCCATGGTTGGATATCGAAGCAGTCGTGTATGCTCGGGGGCCATTTTGCCTGTCCGATTTTGAAACTGCCAAGGTGGGTCCGCTAGAATCGTGGAGTAGCGGAGGGGTGCTTTCAGCCCCAAATCTTGAGGAGGGAGCTGATTTGGAGCTCTTTCAGTCTTCGACATATAATGTGTCCTTTATTCCAAATACGAGCACAGGGCAACCGCCGCCACCACCTTCCAAACGAGGCAAGAGCTTACTCATGTGCGTAGTAGATTGCCCAAAACTTGTGCCTCTTCCGAGCCTATCAAAGATGGCCTGGAGGGTGTCACAACGTGTAATAATAATACCAACGGAAATGACGCGTAGCTCAAAGAGCAGCCGGAAATTATTCAAGTCTCTATCGTAAAATGGGTCCTTGTTGTTCCAT
Coding sequences within it:
- a CDS encoding MT-A70 family methyltransferase — translated: MSKTERAPNQLPPQDLGLKAPLRYSTILADPPWQFQNRTGKMAPEHTRLLRYPTMELNEIKALPVDGLAAPNAHLYLWVPNALLQEGLDVMKAWGFKYKSNIIWYKTRKDGGPDGRGVGFYFRNVTEIVLFGVRGSMRTLQPGRTQVNLLSTQKREHSRKPDEFYDIVESCSPGPYLEMFARFPRDGWHQWGNEDVHENSVHGQALRNGHAGKDRNSIVVPKQYNR